The window TTGCTTCAGGTTCCGGGTCTTGTCCCGTCGTGCTTCCAGCGCGGCGAGCTCGGCATCCATGTCGGAAAGGACCTTCGCGATCGCACGCTGCTCGTTGGTCGAAGGCAGAGGAATTTCTGCGCTCGCGACGTGCGCACGATTCGTGGCGTACACCTTCGTTCCGGCAGCGAGACGTCGAAGGTGGGCCGCGAACATAGGGATGTACTGAAGGAACCCCTTGAAGCCATCCGCCAAAGTCGCCTTGTCAAATCTGGCCGCGATCGTATGCAGGCCAGAAACAACTTCAACCGAGTCGCCGATGTCTCTCATTTCAACCGACTTGCTTACGCCTTCAAGATCCTCGGACGCATCGGCAAGAATGAGGTCGCCATCTCGCAGTCGGTCGAGTCGCGAAGCCTTGGTGGATGGAAGGAAGGGAAGGTCACGTGCCGCTAGATGGGTGGCGCCAGAGGCGTGAATGTCCCCGTAGTGCAGGTAGCGAACGCTGCCTTCGGGCAGCAACTCGGCGCGCGAATTCACTCCGTTTCGCAGGAACGTGACGTGGTCGCCAAGTCGCACGAACTTCCACTCGCCGCTGAAACCCGACAGCCGGGTCTGGCCGGTCAAGAGCTGCTGCATGGCGGCTTGCTTGAGGTCGCGCGTCTTGGCGATGAGACCATCCAAGCCACTCAGCAGCGCGTCCACATCGCGCAGTACCTCCTCGATGGCGTGAAGTTCCTTGGCTGTCGGAGGAACCGCGATCAAAAAGTCACGGAGGTTCTGAAGATTCAGCCCCGGCTTGCTTTGTCCGGACTGACTCCCGGCAATCTGCGGGTTGCCCGGCGAATTCGGGGCGAGATAGCGACAAATGTAGCCAGCAGCCGCAGGATCCCTGAGACGGACCAGTCCGACGTGCTGGCTGATGTAGGCCTCGTCGAACGCCCGGTCCACCATGGCGACATTTCCGACGCTGTTGCCAGTAATCGTTATCAGCAAGTCATTCAGCACTACCTTGGTGCGATTGCCTTCTGCTCCAGTAGGAGGGGAAACGTATTGAACGTCCTCAAAGTTGAGTCGACCGTCCCGCACATTCTGGCTGCGAATGAATAGTGCCCCGCTCTTGGTATAGAACCGTGCCCACCCTCGCGACCCGCTTGTGACAAATTCAGCTAGTCCACCGAGCCGCTCGACCTTCCAGTCCTCTGGGATGACACCCACCTCGGTCTCTTTGTAGCCGGGCCTCAGCGCCACACCGCCCCCATCGCTTTCAGGTGCGCGTCCACCCGCGCCGCAAGCGTCACAACGTCGTCGGTGAGCTTGGGCAGCGGCGTGGCGTAGCGTTCGGCCAGCTCGCGAATGCGGCCGGTGAGGGTCTGCGAGACGCGGTCGAGTTCCCCCTGCACAGCAACTGACAACCGGGCAATCCACTTGTCGTCGATGACCAACGTCTTGATCTCGGCCTCGGTCAGCTTGGGGTACTTGGTGTCGATCTTCTTTTCCAAGTCCTCCTGCGCGGCCTTTCGCTTGGCCTTGCTGTCAGCCTGCTGTTCGAGAAGCGCCGCGTAGCCTTCGAGTGCCGCACGCTCGTCGGCGTACAGTGGGTCTCTGCCGATTTCCCTAAGACGAGCCTTCACCGCCTTCACGGTGATCTTCTGCTTGTCGCCTTCGCCCTCGATCACCTCGGCGAAGAGTCCTTCTTCGCCGCTGTTCTCCTCGCGCATCTCGTCGAGCTGTTGCTCCAGCGTCGCGAGGCGGTTGTCGAGCGCTTCGATCGCATCGCGCTCCGTTGCAAAGTAGCGGGCACCGAGCACCGAAGCGGGAACTAGGTCAGATTTGAACCGGCGTTTGCCCTTCACGTAGTCGTGAGCTTCAGGCCAGACGAGTTTGTTCTCCTTGTTCTTGATTTGAACGATCTCGCGCGGCTGCGCGCCCTTCACCCAGCCCTCGGCGGCAAGCAAATAGAAATCGTCCTGCATCGCCTCGGCCCAGTAGCTCATCAGGCGCTGGTAGACGTCGTAGGCGTCGAGCAACGGCACGGAACGAAAGGCAGTGAGGAGTTCCTCGGCGATGTTCTCGATCAGCGCCTTCGGGTGCCCGCCCTTGCCGAACTCGACGAGCTTCGACCTCGCCGTCTTGCTCCAGTCGGCAAAGGTCTTCGTCGCCCGGTGCTGGAACGCGGCGAACTCGGCGTGGCCAAAAATCGAGGCCTTCACGTCGGCAAGCGGTACCTTCAAGCGCGCGTAGGCCGGGCGTCCGGCGGACTCGAACAGCAGGCCGCGCACGCTGGGCAGCACCTTCCAGTACGCCTCGAGTGCGTCGAGATCTCGCTCGGGGATGCCGCCGCGCAGGTGCGCGTCGATGTTGTGCAGATCTTCGGGCTCGCTGCTGTCGATGTAGCGCGGCAGGTTCAGGTTGAAGTCGTTCTTCGCGTCGGCGATCTCGTCGATCGGCACCATGCGTGCATAGCGCGGCACATCGACCTGCTTCACGAAGGTATCGACGATGCGGTGGATGTCTTGCTCGCGAAGGCGGTTCTTCGGGCCGTCCTTGGTGAAGCCCTTGGCGGCGTCGATCATGAAGATGCCCTTGCGGCCCGCGGCGTTCTCCTTGTCGAGCACGATGATGCATGCGGGGATGCCCGTTCCGTAGAAGAGGTTGGCGGGCAGGCCGATGATGCCCTTCAGGTAGCCCGAGCGAACGAGCTTCTCGCGAATGACAGCCTCGGCGTTGCCGCGGAACAAGACGCCGTGGGGCAAGATGCAGGCGGCCTTGCCCGCTCTCTTCATCGAGCGGACGATGTGGAGCAGGTAGGCGTAGTCGCCCTGCTTGGCGGGCGGCTCTCCCCACAAGAAGCGCTGGAAGGGGTCGTTCGATGGTGTGAGGCCGGTGGTCCACGTCTTGTCGGAGAACGGCGGATTGGCGACGACGTAGTCGTAGGTCCGGAGTTGCTCGCCGTCCTTGAACTTCGGTGCGGCCAGCGTGTTCCCTGAGAGGATGTTCGCGGTCGGGAAGTCGTGAAGGATCATGTTCATGCGGGCCAAGCCCGCCGTGGTGACGTCCTTCTCCTGCCCCTCCAGCGTGATGTGCTTGCCTGCCTCGGCCGCGACCTTCAGGAGCAGCGAGCCCGAGCCGCAGGTCGGATCGTAGGCGGTCGTCGAGGCCTTGGTGTTCGCCTTCGAGATGCCGATCACCTTGGCGATGACGCGGCTGACCTCGGACGGCGTGTAGAACTGGCCCTTGCTCTTGCCACTCTCGGTTGCGAAGTGGCGCATGAGGTATTCGTAGGCGTCGCCGAGCAGGTCGTCGTGGTCGGCGCGGTTCTGCGAGAAGTCGAGTTCAGGCTTCTGGAAGATGCCGATCAGGTTGGTCAGGCGGTCGACCATCGCCTGGCCTTCGCCGAGCTTGTTCGGGTCGTTGAAGTCGGGGAAGTCGCTGCGGGCCAGACGGGCGTTGGCGTCGATAAGCGGCTGGATGATCTGGGTGTTGATCTTGTCGCCGATGTCGCTCTTGCCCTTGAGCGCGATCATGTCCTTGAAGCTCGCCCCCTTCGGAATGGTCACGGGCGGGGCGAAGTCGGTGCTGTTCCCGTACTTGTCCGTGATGTACTTGATGAACAGCATGAACAGGACGTAGTCCTTGTACTGGCTGGCATCCATGCCGCCACGGAGCTCGTCGCACGACGCCCAGATCGAGGAGTAGAGGTCAGACTTCTTGATGGCCATCAGCGACGTTCCTTGTCTTGCTCAAGCCCTTCGTGTCTGGCGCCACCCGCGCGGACCCACTCGTCGACCTCGGACAGCTTGAACTTCCAGAGGCGGCCGATCTTGTGAGCTGGCAGGCTGCGCGTTTCGATTCAGCGGTAGACGGAGTCCTTCGCCACGCCCAGGTGCTTCGCGACGTCCTCGACGGAGACCCGCGGCTCGCTTGTCATCGACGCAGCTCCGGCTGTGGATGGACCTTGGCCACGCGAGCAGGCTATCTGCGCCGAACTCTGCCGACAAGACCCGACTAGAATCGGAAAGGTCGGATGTGGGGAGGACCGTGCCTACCCGCGTGGACAACGCCCGCCCACGCCTCTCGCTGCTCGGCCCACGTGCCTGCGTGGGCCCACCGCCCGGAGGGCCCGCCCGGCCATCGGCTCGACACCGTCGACGGCCTCAAGCTCAAGCACGCGCGTAGCACTGCGGCAAGGTGCGCATGGAAGTGCGACCCCAACTGCCCTTCCCTACCTACTGAGATGGGCTCTTAGGGCTAGCGGCCCGCGTGCATCCACCCTGGCTCTGGCTCTAGC of the Pyxidicoccus xibeiensis genome contains:
- a CDS encoding restriction endonuclease subunit S domain-containing protein encodes the protein MALRPGYKETEVGVIPEDWKVERLGGLAEFVTSGSRGWARFYTKSGALFIRSQNVRDGRLNFEDVQYVSPPTGAEGNRTKVVLNDLLITITGNSVGNVAMVDRAFDEAYISQHVGLVRLRDPAAAGYICRYLAPNSPGNPQIAGSQSGQSKPGLNLQNLRDFLIAVPPTAKELHAIEEVLRDVDALLSGLDGLIAKTRDLKQAAMQQLLTGQTRLSGFSGEWKFVRLGDHVTFLRNGVNSRAELLPEGSVRYLHYGDIHASGATHLAARDLPFLPSTKASRLDRLRDGDLILADASEDLEGVSKSVEMRDIGDSVEVVSGLHTIAARFDKATLADGFKGFLQYIPMFAAHLRRLAAGTKVYATNRAHVASAEIPLPSTNEQRAIAKVLSDMDAELAALEARRDKTRNLKQAMMQELLTGKTRLVPTGGARV
- a CDS encoding N-6 DNA methylase produces the protein MAIKKSDLYSSIWASCDELRGGMDASQYKDYVLFMLFIKYITDKYGNSTDFAPPVTIPKGASFKDMIALKGKSDIGDKINTQIIQPLIDANARLARSDFPDFNDPNKLGEGQAMVDRLTNLIGIFQKPELDFSQNRADHDDLLGDAYEYLMRHFATESGKSKGQFYTPSEVSRVIAKVIGISKANTKASTTAYDPTCGSGSLLLKVAAEAGKHITLEGQEKDVTTAGLARMNMILHDFPTANILSGNTLAAPKFKDGEQLRTYDYVVANPPFSDKTWTTGLTPSNDPFQRFLWGEPPAKQGDYAYLLHIVRSMKRAGKAACILPHGVLFRGNAEAVIREKLVRSGYLKGIIGLPANLFYGTGIPACIIVLDKENAAGRKGIFMIDAAKGFTKDGPKNRLREQDIHRIVDTFVKQVDVPRYARMVPIDEIADAKNDFNLNLPRYIDSSEPEDLHNIDAHLRGGIPERDLDALEAYWKVLPSVRGLLFESAGRPAYARLKVPLADVKASIFGHAEFAAFQHRATKTFADWSKTARSKLVEFGKGGHPKALIENIAEELLTAFRSVPLLDAYDVYQRLMSYWAEAMQDDFYLLAAEGWVKGAQPREIVQIKNKENKLVWPEAHDYVKGKRRFKSDLVPASVLGARYFATERDAIEALDNRLATLEQQLDEMREENSGEEGLFAEVIEGEGDKQKITVKAVKARLREIGRDPLYADERAALEGYAALLEQQADSKAKRKAAQEDLEKKIDTKYPKLTEAEIKTLVIDDKWIARLSVAVQGELDRVSQTLTGRIRELAERYATPLPKLTDDVVTLAARVDAHLKAMGAVWR